GTGACCAGTGAGGAGGACATTGAGAGGCAGCAGGAAAATGAGATCTTGGTCCACAAGCTGAGAGTGGTGGATGTTTTGGAAATGAGGCTGAGGGAAGTTAGGGATTTAGAGGAAAGGTTACAAGTAATGGATGAGACTGCAGAGCTACTTCAGGAAGTAATAGAAGAAGAATTGGGAAAAGAAGAGGTAGATAAGTTGAGACAGGAAAAGGACGATTTGGAGGAAGGAAGAATACAATTTGAAGGTGTAACAGAAACAGTCTTGAAAAACTCTGTGAGGACAATAGGCATAGAAGAGCATGAAATAGATGAATTGGAAGAGCAAATAAAACAGGTGTTTTTAAAAGACTTGGTACCTGAAGAGGAAGACGCCAAGGGTAAGCAGCAGAGTGAAAAGGAGGCGACAGATGAGAGTCCATCAGATGATGGCTTGAGAGAGAAGCTATGCGAGATAGAAGGGGAATGGAAAGATGAGGTGGAGGAAAAGTTAAAGTCCAGATCTCCAGATGTCTCCAGTACCACTTCTGTAGAAACATACCAGAAGGTGGAGCGTAGGATTAAGAAGAGAGTGACTATTGTAGAAGAGAGAGGGCAGAAGGGGGACGCAATAGAAAAGGTGCAGGTACAGCGTGATGAAATGTCAGAGGAGAGTCTAGATAAAGATGGGACATTGTGTAAGACCGAAATACTGGAGGAGATAACTCAGAGAGAAGTCACAGAGAGGCTTCGTGCTGAGGATCAATCTCAGGTGGCAGATAACATCTGGTTCATACTTTTTGACCGCCCTCCATGTAGAGCTGTTTTTAAACCAGCAGGTACAGTATGGCATTGTGCAAACAGACATCTACTAATCTTTCTAATATCACTATCATTTCCTTCTCTGATACATGTGTACTGTAGTTTACATTAACAATGGAATAGTTGGAGGTAGAGAAACCCTCTTCAGATTCAATAGAAAGGACAAAGTTAACAGGATTATTAATTGCTTCTCCCTTTCGCTCTTATGATaggatttaacatttagaaagTACTGTCTTAGTCTCTGTAGTGGGCATAGTTCTGGGTTATTTCAGGTGGACGAAGTGTAGAAAAATTAATGACAGTATAGTAGACAGTACCAGTGGTTGTTGTATAGTAGATGTCCTTATTTTGCAAAAGGGGTAAAGATATGGATATGACAGGAAAACAACCACGGCCTAATAAGTCATATAAATGATTATCATCCATAGAGTCAAATCAGCttaaacaagacacacagaacatttatttcaaacCTCCCTCCTAGCCAGTGAGTCAACATGCCACTAATACATAAGCATTAACATACTATATTAACCAActtgtgtattgtttttccAAAATTGTACTTTTCATTTGCTTAAATTACGTGTTTTTGATGCTTCACTGGATTTGCGGTCTAACTAATATCTTTACTTTGGAAATAGTTTTGTTACAAATGAGAATAACCCGCCACACCCTGTCCATCTTCTTTTACTGTGAGCTTTCTGGCATTGCATGTTTGCGCCCACGTTCAAAgattctgtgtgtttgctttcatAATTAGTTACCACCGTGGAACGTGCTCAAGTGGGTGAAGGCGAGCATTTCACCTCAGAGACTGAGATTACTACAGTtgaggaaaaaacacagattataGTAGAAGCGGGACAAAAACGAGAAGAGGAAGTATGTTTTGTACCAGAGATCCCACCACCACAGACCCTCACAGAAAGAGATGATGACTGGTTTGTGTTGCTGGATGCTGTCCCCAGAGAAACCTCTTATGTACCACCAGgtactgcaaaaaaaacctgTGCTGCTTTTCAAGTCTTTGGctcttttgtgctttttgtgctTGTTTGATACTATACAGGAAGTGTGTACATCTGACTTTCTCGACTTTTACTCATACTAGTTACCTTGAAGGGAAGAGACCAAATGGGTGCAGAAaggtttgtctctgtctctgatgAGATTAGAGAAGCAGTGTCTGAAGAAAGAAAGCTAATAGAAGAGGCGCCAAGACATCTACAAGTAATCCCACAACAGCCAGTGACCAACAGAGACGATGACTGGTTTGTGTTGCTGGATGTTGTTCCCAGAAAAATGCCATATGTTCCCCCAGGTATTGCTAAAACGTTGGTTTTTTTCGTGCTTTATTTTGTGCGTGCTTGCTAATATACAGGACGTGTGTAATACTGCTTGTGTTAAAAGACTTTCTCCTAACTTTACTCATATCAGTTACCTTGACAAGAAGAGACCAGATGGGTCCAGAAAGTTTTGACTCAGTAACTCAAACTACTGCCGAGGAGGAGATTAGAAAAGTAGTAGCTGTAGAAGAGTCACCAAGACCTCTACAAGAAATCCCACAACAGCCATTGGCCGACCGAGATGATGACTGGTTTGTTTTGCTGGATGTGGTTCCCAGAGAAATATCATATGTACCGCCAGGTATTGACACAGTACTGCTTTACAGCTTTATATACACAAGCAATAGTTATGAGCTCTGCAGACACACTCATCTGTAAATCCCCTGTGTTGTCCATGTTGTCTGAGGAGTTTGCATCTCTTTTGTCTTAGTTGCTGTTGCAGAGCATGTTAAAGTGTCCCCAGAAGATCATGTCTCTCTGGTTGAAATAACAGCCATtgtgcagagagaaaaaagggtgGAGATTATTGCAGAAGACACAGACATTAAAGTGCTGGGTGAAAAGCAAGTAGCGCTGCCACAAGCTGTGAGAGAGATAGAAGATGATTGGTTTGTGCTGCTGGATGTTCCCACCAGAGAACCATCATGTGTGCCACCAGGTATTGTGGACTTTTTTTCCAGGCCCACCATAAAGACTTACTAGCGTATTATAAGTGTCTTACAAAActcttttcattctttctgtCATTAGTTACAATGGTCGAGTATGTTCAGATTTATCCTGAAGAAAGCGTTTCCACTGAGGCTGAAGCGATAACAGTAGAGTCGAGGAAGGAGGCTGTAGTTAAAGAGATTGGGATACAaaaagaggacagaggacagcagAAAGTATCCCAGCCAGAAAGAGATGATGACTGGTTTCTTCTGCTGGATGTTGTTCCCAGAGAAACGTCCTATGTACCTCCAGGTACCCACAGCcttcaaatgtctttattttcttttgcacacaTATCACACCAAAGAAGACCATCTCACAAATGTGTCACACAAACTACAGTATTCAAAGATGATATCTGTTGTTAAATTTGAGGTCATTCTTTATTTTTGGGCTGAAGTTTGAGTACAAATTCTGTTTGCTTTCAGTTTTTCTGGCGGTACCGAGCCAGATTTATCCAAGTGTTCAACCTCAACGAATTGAAGTGATAAGCATAGAGCAAAAGCTCCAACATGTTGATCTTAAACCGATTAGACTGCAGCCTTCTCAACCACTGTCGGAGAGAGATGACGACTGGTTTGTGCTGTTTGATGCTATTTGTGAAGAGGTAGTCCTACTTCCACCAGGTATATGCAATGTAATAAATGTTTGCACCCCACTCTTTGCCAGTGTTTGCAACTTCTAACTTGCTTTGTTTGGTGGATACACAAGTGTCACTCAGCTTCTTTGACTCTGTCTATTTGTCCCAGTTACTCCTGTTGAGATTATTCCGGATATGAGCAAGATGTTTAAGGGTGAGGTGACTACCACAGAGACTAGAACATGGAAGAAGATGATAATTGGTGTGAACAGCCTGCAAGATGTGACAAATCTGTCTGAAATTAGAACTGGCAAAATTGCAATGCCgtcagagagagaaggaggagatgaTTGGTTTGCCCTGTTTGACATCATCCGCGAAAAGCCTGGCTTCATACCGCAAGGTACCTTTCAGCGTCTGCATATACTATGCTAAAACATTCAGTTGAGTCGACTGCACTATTACCTGATGCTTTCAACCTTAAAAGGCTCtagcaaaaataacaaataaatgcatCAGATTCTTTTACTCgtatttctttgtgttagttGCTGCGGTTGAGCGTATTGTGGATGTGGGGGCAGCCACTGAACCCAAACCCATATTTATCCTGGAAGACGTGAGGTCCCCGGTGAAGTTGGTGGAGATGAAACCGTCACATCCAAGACAGATAGATGACGACTGGTTTGTGCATCTAAATGTTGCAGCAAAAGTACCAGGTATTCTGCTATTTTACGTGGCTGCTGTGAGACAGAACAACACAGGGTCTGTGTGTGCCTTGCAGTTTTATTACAAATCTCATCTTGTGGAATTGTCTTCTGACTGAGAAGGCTTTTGTGTATTCTACATTAGCGGCAGTGAAGGAAAGTATCCGTACGCATCCTGAAGTAAGAACAGCTAAAGAGTTTGCAGCCATAGAGCAGAGAGCCCAGCAGAGCATTGCTATAGTGGAGGATATGTGGCAGCAGGAGAAGACCGTACAGCAGAAACCACGTCCAGCAGTGAGAGAGGTGGAAGATAATTGGTTTATTCTTCTGGATGTGGCCACTAAGAAATCAGgtataataaaagtaaattagTCCAGCGatacatacaaatatttcaatttgatttctttttgaatgtgAACAGTTATTCTAATATGTGCACATTTTGTATCTGAAGACCAATCAGTCATTTCATTTGTCTATTTCACTGTAACTACTTTATTGTATCTACTTTATTTCCACAACAATACTCTGTTTGCTTTAGTCGCTGTCCCTGAGCGCATCCGCTTCCCAGCAGAGGTGAAATTTCCAACTGCTGTGGCAAAAACAAGGTTTTCCGAGAGGAGACCACAGTTTGAGAAAAGGATCCTGGAGGAAAGACGTCCACTCACACAAACCTACGTCAACGATGATTGGTTTGTTCTGCTAGATGTTGGCACCAAAGAGTCAGGTATTTTTGTACCTGTTTGGGTTTGTTGTTTTGCAGGAGAACCGCGCACACGCCGTCTTGCTGTTGCTCCATGAAACACTTAGCAGCTTTTGCAGCGTGTTTACAGGATTCACTGACTTCTTTTCACGAGAGAATGTGTTTACAGATGGCAATGCACATTCACTATCATTCAAGGACCACTAACCATGCTTTGGTCGCAGATTGAAGAAATCATGCTTTCTAAATCTCGCATTTCACCAGTTCAACCACCCTGAGGTTTACGACTCCTTGCAGCCTAACGTCATCTGCTTTTGCATCTATCATCGGATCGCAACGAGAACTGATCAATGCTTTTGCTCTCATCCCACTTTGTGGATATTCGCTTCTGGCCCACCTCAGGCTTTGGCGTGTGcttgtccttttaaaaaaaaaacattgaaacaaagcATATGAGGTACTGTAtacctgcagtgtgtgtgcgcttATACAGTATGATCACATTGAGGCTTGAGACTCTAAGTATGATGTGGCCGCTTTCATAgatgcgcttgtgtgtgtgtgtgtgtgtgtgtgtgtgtgtgtgtgtgtttagatgtTAGTAGCTGTTCCACTTTGCATGTGAGATGTGCACACAAATCATATCttttcagtttaaaacataGTTCTAAAAcagatttccttttatttacattcacatttgtCTTTATTCGGTCTAGTGGTGATAACACAGAGGGGCACCCGTCCTGTCAGCGCTCCAGTCTTCTCCCAGGCTGCTCTGGCTGAGGCAGGGATCCCCATGAACCTCCTCGATCAGCCCCAGACCTCAACTCCAATCAGGACCAGCCGGCAGGAGGAAAGAAAGCTGGAGGTTACTGTAGAAGCTGTGGAGCCCTCAAAAATCGAGACTGTGGTTGAGGTCAAGGTATTTAGAATTCCTCCCTTATCGCTGTTTAACAATCAAtctaaatgtttatttacaggAAATACGTGGCATCATATATGTGTTGAAACCATACATGCTGTACAGGATAGCTGTTGCCCGTGAAAAATCATCAAACTATTTATAATGTGTCCCCACACTGATTATCTGGGTATTGTGATTGTGGATAATAGACAGATAGTAGATTATGATAACTATAAAATGTAAAGAACTATTTTTGATGTTATTGCTTCATAGTTTTTGATAATAAAAGATGCTCAAATAGCAAGCAGAGATTGTTCTCGGTGTCTGAGTGTGAACTGTGTCTCTCTTGCTGCTGTAGCCAGCAGCGTGGAGGGACCAGAGAGAAGTAGACTCCTCCCTGATAACCACCATCAATGGGGACATTCAGGTTAGTGTCAGACACAGGCCTCTTGCATGTGGCCCCTCAGAAGACTTGTTTCCACTATGGCTGCGATGTGAGTGTTAAAGCCAACAAGCAGAGGATGCTAACACgtgtccctctctcctccccggGGTAGCACGTGTCTGAAGTGACGAGCACGGAGGTGGTGCAAATACGAAAGGTCAGATTCTTAGCCCCGTATACGTTTCCGTAGCCATCTCTCCACCTCCATTCCGACCATCTGGAGCTTCTCATCCAAAAGACTAATTTCACCCTCTTCTCATGCTGTGCTTCGATACGGCTAGGTTTTAAATGAAATCCTCATCAGGTTCAAGGCACACCCAGTAGATTTTAAGAGTTAGAAAAATATAAGAATAGGTGGAATATGTAAATGGTAACTAAGAATAAGAATATGTCCATGAGAAGAGACTATGCTTGGCTCAGGATAtatgtttttacacacattagCTGTAAAGGTTTGCAAGGCATTAATCTTCTCTCATTGCTTGCTGTTGTTGTAAACCCTggaatgcacacatgcatgatGATAGATTTGTGCACAAAAAAGTGGCATGGTAACTGCTATTTTATCACACTCTACCgttcttaattttctttctcattATGAAAATAGAAATTGTAAGTCAGTCCTCCATAGCCTTTCAGgctctttgttttgttactaCATTACAGTCTGATGCTCACAGGATCTTAGCCCCAAACTATTTTGCATGCAGAATCCTCACagctctgtttgtctgttgtatTAACACTGTAGTGACTTTTGTAGATTGCATGTCCAACGTGTGGCAGTTTGATGCCAGCACACAGGGGAACTGAAACAAACCcacacttttttgttcttttcatttttcacagaaAAGAGCTAAGAAAATTGAGGGTGACTCAATTTATATGAGACATAGCCTTTTAATGTTGGAGGTTTGTATCCCTTCTGGAGATGTCGGTCTCTATCTGTATTTTCTTGCTCTTTGGCACAACAGCTACTGTTTAATATCATGCTTGCATGTGGCCTGATTCACGCTTTTCACATCAgtgtaacgtgtgtgtgtgtgtgtgtgtgtgtgtgtgtgtgtgtgtgtgtgtgtgtgtgtgtgtgtgtgtgtgtgtgtgtgtgtgtgtgtgtgtgtgtgtgtgtgtgtgtgtgtgtgtgtgtgtgtgtgtgtgtgtgtgtgtgtgtgtgtgtgtgtgtgtgtgtgtgtgtgtgtgtgtgtgttgcaacgGAACTCTAATTAGGATGTTTCAGGAGAAAGCTGTTGAATTTACAACAAATAAGTATTTGGTTATGGTCAGGATTCTTACACTTGCATTGGTATACATTAACCTGTTAAGGATATCATCCTTAAACTGTTACTGTTCACAAGCAGCTCCATTTTaatacaacatatttttttcagtattcTCCTGGTCCTGCTTTTGCTCCTTGTCTTCCGTGTTATTTTCTAACTTGCCAGTAATGCATCACAATTTCTCAGCAGTTATGCAAATGCAATCTTCTGAAAATCAAAATGATTATACATCTTTGATGTTCTATGTAAAAGCAATGGAATTTGGAGAAACACTTGTCATGAAGTTGCTCTTTAGCACCACAATAGTTCATGATAAACAGTGAAACACTTCTGATTATAAACTAGATCATGGTCTGCAGTATGTTTGGTAAAGGAATTCAATATCTTGCAGATCTCAGTAAAGATCAACTTGATGCTAAATGTTGCCAAATGAGTGCTGCTGCCATTGTTTGGTTCATTTGTGTTAAATGAACAGGTTCCCGTTCATACTAACAACTTGTTCCATGTCTGCCACCATCTGCTCTCCTGCTCTTTGATTTGCAGCTTGTTTTCACAACGTGTTTCACTGCAAGCCTGATGCAATGAAATAGAACCCTCGATGCTGTGCTGTGTAGTTTAGAGCTCCTTCCCATCCAAAATCCAAATAATAATCAACTTTGAAAAATCACGTCGACGACTCCTCTGATTCTTACGTTTTTATAAACCAAGGTCTGGTCTCCTGAATAAGCTGCCAGACTTGATTTTCGATTTTGAAGAGGAGTCGTAATAATCTATCTAGAATCCACAAAGTACGGTTGTCTTTTCTAATTTATGTCCCATTAGAATCCACAATTAAACCCTGCTTCTGCTTGTTTTCTTAATCAGCAATAACTGAACACAAATTGTGCAAGAACAGTTGAAAGCAACgtaatctgactttttttttttattctcttctgTTTGTTAATTTCTCCCAACTACAAACACATCCTTTTatcttccctttccctccccATCCAACTTTTTATCTTCACTTCGTACTTTATCTCCATTTTGTTGTTTCCGTTCTCCAAATTCCTGGTgtcctctttccctccccctCCCGCTCTCCACACTTTATTTCCCCTCTTGACTTCCTCCATATAGGAGTTTGATAAGCCTCAGGAGGACCTGCTCCGGCACCATGCCAGCATCAGTGAGCTGAAGAGGAACTTCATGGAAGCCGCCCCAGAGACCAGGCCCAGTGAGTGGGACAAGCGCCTGTCCACGCACTCCCCGTTCCGTACCCTGGGTATTAATGGTCAGCCCCTGCCCAGTGCAGACGGGGTAAGTCTCCCACGGGAACCCCTCGCCACCAAATCCTTTTTTAGTTGATTTAGCCTACAGACTAAGTCTGCCAGTTCAGGAATTTGCGCAATAAAGCAGACAGTTTccttttaaattgaataagaaaatcATCATGAATACCAAGAATTCCTGAACTGACTAGGTTAAATCTGTGTTTATACATGCGTcctcacttttgtttttcatggctCTGCATTTTCAAAGATGATTGCACTGGTGTGAGCAGTGCACATGTATTTGAAATGGAACAGAAGAACCTGAAATTCTTGCCAACTTCTTGTGTTTAAGTCATTTctaaatgtttgtgtaatttgAGCATTGAATTGCTACATTTGATTGGGTTCTTTGTCAATTATGAATTTATTCAAATGAAAGCAACTGGTAGAAGACGGGATCAGGCTCTTCCAGTTGACAGTCTGAGTgtatttgattgtgtgtgtgcatgtacggACCTATTCAAAGAGATAGCATGTGGTATGCAGCACATGCATGTTTGACTTGATGAATAGGGTCTGTACTTCTCGTCTATCACTCAAAAGACTGATGTGGGTGAGGCATCTTTGGGACAGGTTGTCCACTCTCTGAGAACTCACTTTGGTTCATCGTATCTGCATCGGATGCCTCTGAACTCTGACATGTTTGTATTGCATGACTGACGGAACTGACGTTGAAAGATTTACTGCATGACTCCCAGTTGAAGTTTTGCACGTTCTGCTGACACTGAGCAGAATTGGGGgacccacccccctcccccccttcatCTGTCCTTATTGCATTGATgagctttctttctttagatGATCTTTAAATACTTTTTGCTTTGCACGCTTTCTTTTCACgctgcttttacattttcttttggctGATGCTCTTTCCAAGCTacggttgttgttttttttccatgaagAGACAAGGCCTCATTCACAGTTGTATAAATCATTTTTGCACCACTCTCCCTATTGTAGAGAATACTTTAACTATCACAGAATTCCTTTATAAATCTTATTACAACATAGGACAGCTTTTTGCATTCCTCTTCTGTCGGGCAGGTGCGTAGGTTGTGACCAAAAGTAGCAGATTAGGAGTTTAGAAAGAATACCACATACTGACAATTACGCAAggaattatttatttagaaaataaaacgtTTCGGTAATACAACATTTCAGTCTTAGACCTTCATCACCTGATGAAGGTCTAAGACCAAGACGttgtattttctaaataaataattgctTGCATAATGGTCAGTGTGCGGGATTCTTTGTAAACTTTATAAAACTAATACAATTGTGTCATTACTGGTATTAATAGTTATAATGACGTTAAAAAGATTACATGAAAGCTATTCAGCAAACTAGAAACAGATTCACATTCGGTTTGAGCTGCTGTCATATGAATGAACAAGTGTAGTTCTACTGAGGTTCATGTTTCATGCCTTTTGGTGAGACATAAACTCCACGTCAGCATAACACAACGCATAAACACAAAGCATTTTTTATCTTGGACATAAATGCCTCTGAGTACATCAAGTTGTCAGGATGCATTAGAGTTGCACTGAAACCAAAGCAAAGCTGACAGCTTAAAGTCTGCAGTGAGGAGATGAATCAGAACAAACATACACCATGTTTGATGTAAGCAGTCAACAATATGACACTGGTCAAATGTTATCTGCCTAGTAGAGTGGACACACACTGTGTATGCTCAGTTTAACAAGCCATTTTGTCATTCTACTTAACCTTCAGTCGTGTATCAAAAATAGACTAAGGGGCCCCACTGTGAGAAAAGGACACATTGAtattaatgttgacatttgtcATGCAACTGCAGAATCACTCCTGTTACTTTCTGACCCGTTACTTTCAGCTCAGATGAATGGTATGAATTTTTCACTGCGTTGTTGCTATGCAGCAACCTCCAGACAAATCAAATCTATTTACCACTCACACAGTTAACTGGGTATCTGCGCCAATTTAACATCCTCAAGCTAAAGGCCCAAGATCATTCCAGCTGTACTGACTCAATTGGCCTTAGGTTACTGAGATTGCTCCATCTCAGAAATgtataacaatatttttttaaataagattcTACAAATGTGGATGactttctgtcttttcaaaaaaaaaaaaaaaattgttggacgtggaataataaaagaaaaaattgcaTGTGCAAGTAACATTTCCATGCTCTGGATAACAAAAGTTACTAccaaaatcacattttcataatttcaatCAGCGGTTACTGCGCAATTCTGGCTTTTTTGGTCATTTCAAaattccttcctctctctgccctcctcctccaccttcagTTTGTCATCCGCCTCCCACGCGGCCCCCTGCTAGACTTCTACTCCAAACGCAGCTGAGGGGCCGTCTCGACCCTGCGGAAATCCCACACAGGTGCGAGTGTGACCTGCGGAGACCGCACCTAACCCATCCACCCATCAACCTCTagctttctcttctcctccactCCTCCTTCGCCTTCTCTTCAACATCATCCGTAGCATTCTTCATCTCTCATCCTCTGCTCTACTGGAGAAGCTTCCCTTTGTTCTGGCCTATGTGGGACAAGACATTCATTTCTTCTGTTTCCCACTGCAGAACAATTGACCTGGTTTCTACAGCCAGAACCAATCCTGTTCTCCAAAGTTGATTAGGACTGGAAATGACAATCAAGGCACTACTCTTTTGCAttttctgtgttgtcttttggACTTTAAATCAACCAATATTACCCAACAACTGACTTTTATTTGGAGGCTTATAATGTCTGACCATATCGATTTGAGCCTGCTTTTATACACGTTTGAAGTAGATTTCTATTGTCGGTTGTCTAAGGATGTTGTCTAAACTGATCACTGTGATTTGGTTTATGGAATTATAaactttttttcctaaacccacGTTAAGTAAGCACCAGAAAACAGCAGTCTTGTTACTGAGAAACTTAATATTCTTTGTCACAGTTAAGTATTTCCTGTGATAGGAGACCTTGAGGCAGCTTAATTGTAATACTTATTAAAACTCTTTCTCCTTCACTAGTTTTTGGCGATGCAGTATGTAGCAACTGCAAGAGATTACTTGTTGCATGACTTTTTGACAATCAACTTTGACCAAAGAATAAAAGACCGTTCATATGATTGTTTCTTCTTTGAATCTGTTACTTAAGCTTGCGATTTTTctgtaaaggaaattatatgTTGGTCGTGGATGACTGTCTATCAAAACTAGTGTACGCGCCATGCCATTTTTGCAGTCCCACCCTTTGGAAAGAATATTCaagcaaaaaaaatccattttattctGACGCAAACTAAATCCTATTCAtgtatgaaataaacaatacgGAGCAATACCTGTATTCAGAATCCATCTTATTTGGTGACACATTGTAGCATGCGTCATGTGGAAATCAGTGGAAGTCATTTTGATCATGAAGGGATATATGAGTAATGTTTTGTTAAGCTGTGGCGTTAAAACTGTGTTGATTTTGTCATATAAATTCTAATA
The genomic region above belongs to Etheostoma cragini isolate CJK2018 chromosome 6, CSU_Ecrag_1.0, whole genome shotgun sequence and contains:
- the LOC117946871 gene encoding uncharacterized protein LOC117946871 isoform X27, which gives rise to MATMTTEASAVSEADTEGKQKASVAEAEHEPENKQKPAAAAEPQGEQSSEKAQEQSSEPGPADVATSPEEEQLKPRTRTSAGKGLSRLFSSFLKRRSQCSEEGFEAEKAREETADREEKADKAEEEKEEEVKSEEKEAKVEAEKSEVKEVKAKEEKEQKEVKEGEKVEKRGSKKKKKEAKKKLEKKDEVKVKNKEEKREEEKVKKEEKKAQQTVEKKEEEEKSETKEKEKKETAEVKDKEAEAGKKESKEEEKVDKKFAKKKEKEEKVKKKEEEKAKRKAEEEDRVKKREEEKAQKREEEKAKEAEKLKKKEEEKTKKKKEEDKTKEEKPKKKEEKPKEESIKKEDKAKEEVKKIEKEEEKTEEKQKKEEEKGKKKEKGKNKGKKDEKGPCEEQVKAPIAAPEPELKTEPDTEQAPDQHSISSAETQQAQEEHKEEAAIKEPEVVEEVKEDTEKKEEEPAEQEKEAKGEEKAKEKAKVEKANKDEAKKEKPVKEKKTEKKVEEAKGSKRQKTMQCKVTLLDDTQFECELDKHAKAQELLTKVCDHVNLLERDYFGLCTSETPNGKTWLESTKEIRKQVSGAVYEFTFGVKFYPPDPAQLTEDLTRYFLCLQLRKDIMSGVLPCSFVTLSLLGSYTAQSELGEYDPELHGPDYVKELSLAPGQSQELEEKVMELHRTYRSMSPAQADMLFLENAKKLAMYGVDLHQAKDLDGVDITLGVCSGGLMVYKDKLRINRFPWPKVLKISYKRSSFFIKIRPSEQEQYESTIGFKLPNYKASKKLWKVCVENHTFFRVPTVEPPSSRRFLVLGSKFRYSGRTQAQTRQASSMIDRPAPRFTRSASKRLSRNIDGAGDETLQFLQRLSASTRSDVDDWLLMLTSDKPQPFPEFPAREESEQTFIRPWEVGKSVHTVTVKWQDTETEQTGSQTTTQAVSQPWQELASDEQWQRRKADEWSALLSRLPPFPFVPPFDVVKEPAKISLAKMSSLDRLLQPALTQQDDWFLNFDRIFRLSSLQHVDKPFLPDSPQAQFQVQEKDELGMCVAEQEVTSEEDIERQQENEILVHKLRVVDVLEMRLREVRDLEERLQVMDETAELLQEVIEEELGKEEVDKLRQEKDDLEEGRIQFEGVTETVLKNSVRTIGIEEHEIDELEEQIKQVFLKDLVPEEEDAKGKQQSEKEATDESPSDDGLREKLCEIEGEWKDEVEEKLKSRSPDVSSTTSVETYQKVERRIKKRVTIVEERGQKGDAIEKVQVQRDEMSEESLDKDGTLCKTEILEEITQREVTERLRAEDQSQVADNIWFILFDRPPCRAVFKPAVTTVERAQVGEGEHFTSETEITTVEEKTQIIVEAGQKREEEVCFVPEIPPPQTLTERDDDWFVLLDAVPRETSYVPPVTLKGRDQMGAERFVSVSDEIREAVSEERKLIEEAPRHLQVIPQQPVTNRDDDWFVLLDVVPRKMPYVPPVTLTRRDQMGPESFDSVTQTTAEEEIRKVVAVEESPRPLQEIPQQPLADRDDDWFVLLDVVPREISYVPPVAVAEHVKVSPEDHVSLVEITAIVQREKRVEIIAEDTDIKVLGEKQVALPQAVREIEDDWFVLLDVPTREPSCVPPVTMVEYVQIYPEESVSTEAEAITVESRKEAVVKEIGIQKEDRGQQKVSQPERDDDWFLLLDVVPRETSYVPPVFLAVPSQIYPSVQPQRIEVISIEQKLQHVDLKPIRLQPSQPLSERDDDWFVLFDAICEEVVLLPPVTPVEIIPDMSKMFKGEVTTTETRTWKKMIIGVNSLQDVTNLSEIRTGKIAMPSEREGGDDWFALFDIIREKPGFIPQVAAVERIVDVGAATEPKPIFILEDVRSPVKLVEMKPSHPRQIDDDWFVHLNVAAKVPAAVKESIRTHPEVRTAKEFAAIEQRAQQSIAIVEDMWQQEKTVQQKPRPAVREVEDNWFILLDVATKKSVAVPERIRFPAEVKFPTAVAKTRFSERRPQFEKRILEERRPLTQTYVNDDWFVLLDVGTKESVVITQRGTRPVSAPVFSQAALAEAGIPMNLLDQPQTSTPIRTSRQEERKLEVTVEAVEPSKIETVVEVKPAAWRDQREVDSSLITTINGDIQEFDKPQEDLLRHHASISELKRNFMEAAPETRPSEWDKRLSTHSPFRTLGINGQPLPSADGFVIRLPRGPLLDFYSKRS